Proteins encoded together in one Deinococcus hopiensis KR-140 window:
- the tnpA gene encoding IS200/IS605 family transposase, whose protein sequence is MRGALPRAAPHSDNCSRGSGVIPHFEKRGDKPLPQGGATGRRRQRRAICSSPSRGAVRGGRAFYTARTLLSELPSGVHAEILPSFFGPFRDCLIEISTATCAERDWRIRGREVMPEHVHLFQSCPPKWVPCDIAKILKGVSARLLLPEPPERKRRGHLWTNAYSVGLAGNISADVIWRYTENQRKGQVDDGA, encoded by the coding sequence GTGAGGGGTGCCCTTCCACGCGCGGCGCCCCATTCGGACAACTGCTCGAGAGGCAGTGGCGTAATCCCCCACTTTGAAAAGCGGGGAGATAAGCCACTGCCCCAGGGCGGCGCAACAGGGCGTCGTAGGCAACGCAGGGCCATCTGCAGCTCACCGTCACGTGGTGCCGTACGTGGCGGGAGAGCGTTCTACACGGCACGCACACTACTATCTGAATTACCGTCTGGTGTTCACGCCGAAATACTGCCGTCGTTCTTTGGCCCGTTCCGTGATTGCCTGATCGAGATTTCCACCGCCACCTGTGCTGAGCGCGACTGGCGCATCCGGGGCAGGGAGGTCATGCCTGAACACGTGCATCTCTTCCAGTCTTGCCCGCCAAAGTGGGTGCCATGCGACATCGCCAAAATCCTGAAGGGCGTATCCGCACGTCTCTTGCTGCCAGAGCCCCCCGAACGGAAGCGGCGCGGCCACCTGTGGACGAACGCCTACTCCGTGGGGTTGGCGGGCAACATCTCGGCGGATGTGATTTGGCGGTATACCGAGAACCAGCGCAAAGGACAGGTGGACGATGGGGCATAA
- a CDS encoding helix-turn-helix domain-containing protein: MGHKAFKFRLFPNVAQEKALDATLYLRRGLYNAGLQERRDAYRKCGVSVSYCGRRRALTEIEADLPEYKGVHSQVLDVMERLDKSFKGFFRRVRSGVKAGYPRFKGRLHDDSLTYPRRARRGDALAGFRQGLRVQNWQRAL; encoded by the coding sequence ATGGGGCATAAAGCCTTCAAGTTCCGCCTGTTCCCGAATGTGGCCCAGGAAAAGGCGCTGGACGCCACGCTGTACCTGCGCCGGGGCCTTTACAACGCCGGTTTGCAAGAACGGCGTGATGCTTACCGGAAGTGTGGTGTGTCCGTCAGCTACTGCGGGCGGAGACGCGCCCTGACCGAAATCGAGGCCGATTTACCGGAGTACAAGGGCGTCCACTCGCAGGTGCTTGACGTGATGGAGCGGCTTGACAAGTCCTTCAAGGGCTTTTTCCGCCGCGTGAGATCCGGCGTTAAGGCCGGGTATCCGAGGTTCAAAGGGAGGTTGCACGACGACTCCCTCACCTACCCCAGGCGGGCAAGACGGGGCGATGCCCTTGCCGGATTCCGGCAAGGGCTACGCGTCCAAAATTGGCAACGGGCGCTGTAA
- a CDS encoding zinc ribbon domain-containing protein, translated as MANRKRDFRRKTARTLVNRHDMVFHGALNIIGFARPRTVNGLLDAGWASFLGILPLRAANAGRKVAGLDPKYPSQDCSQCGRRQKVKIGHAYVCASCGNDGHRDVNAAPS; from the coding sequence GTGGCGAACCGGAAGCGGGATTTCCGCCGCAAGACGGCGCGCACTCTGGTCAACCGCCATGACATGGTGTTCCACGGAGCCCTGAACATCATCGGCTTCGCCCGTCCCCGTACGGTCAATGGGCTACTGGACGCAGGGTGGGCCAGCTTCTTGGGCATCCTCCCCCTCAGAGCTGCGAACGCTGGTCGGAAAGTCGCTGGGCTCGACCCGAAATACCCAAGTCAGGATTGTTCGCAATGCGGCCGCAGGCAGAAGGTCAAAATCGGCCACGCCTACGTCTGTGCGAGCTGTGGCAACGACGGCCACCGGGACGTGAACGCGGCCCCATCCTGA
- a CDS encoding DUF937 domain-containing protein: MDATDLMNSYFGAAGTRRLGQEAGLDGVEAERILRAGLPLQLAALAEHARTPEGQDHLREAVQNLPGFSDVEAALNEPGGAENLGQAGELLGPVLLGEQTGRIVPQVAGEQDLAGVQKLLNMALPLLLSFLGQRGVLAGNMPALLSDLGGSFGVPSTALLAVERGDTSTAAGLAEFLRGQFRGPLVDRLGRAAGFTGSTASRAAQAALPVILAGLLSRGSTEAGAADLLTRSRESERLLGVNGELNADLLSDQAELARIEGQGRGLLGTLFPNVDALTGRFGSATGGSGSSAGRLLALLAPLVLALVGSRARAGGLNATGLSTLLGGLQGRLPDLLPPGLSSLNALLKPAAPAPAPAAEPTRVETVATAIPQVTTTPPAPRAEIRPPATSAPAPTRVTTTTTTPRRRRSGFPWWILLPLLLGGAAWWFSRSPSGTSVTGSVPARSVTVTTPAPGATLPAEDFVMGGSAAAGDTLTIQEGDQSVATTEVGSDGTWQVAVPAPAPGEHTYRVTGKNSGARTELKMTAGGAGATAGQDTTAENSADTSGAAGDDGAPSTSGAAPPSGQAGSEDGTSATPGTFAITGPAEGTQLPAGGFTLRGTGNPGGILQVLEDGTSLGNATVAEDGTWSLDVPSPAAGAHTYAVQDSGGQELGQVALRSAAAQAGAGNTCAQNYTLSITDGQTVNQPFRFGGVGGGKGYAVTVKRDARVVGTKNVPLDTTCGWSYQSKPGAGKVTYEVRAAGATSGEPLSTVTLTVKP; encoded by the coding sequence ATGGACGCGACGGATCTGATGAATTCTTATTTTGGAGCTGCTGGAACCCGGCGGTTGGGGCAGGAGGCGGGTCTGGACGGGGTGGAGGCCGAGCGGATACTGCGCGCCGGTCTGCCCCTGCAACTCGCGGCACTCGCCGAACATGCCCGGACACCGGAGGGCCAGGACCACCTGCGCGAAGCGGTACAGAACCTTCCGGGCTTCTCGGACGTTGAGGCGGCGCTCAATGAGCCTGGCGGGGCCGAGAACCTGGGGCAGGCCGGTGAACTGCTCGGTCCCGTGTTGCTGGGCGAGCAGACCGGCCGGATCGTGCCGCAGGTCGCTGGGGAGCAGGACCTGGCGGGCGTACAAAAGCTGCTGAATATGGCCCTGCCGCTGCTGCTCAGCTTCCTGGGTCAGCGTGGGGTGCTGGCAGGCAACATGCCGGCGCTCCTCTCAGACCTCGGGGGTTCGTTCGGTGTGCCTTCCACTGCGCTCCTGGCCGTGGAAAGGGGCGACACGTCCACTGCTGCGGGCTTGGCCGAGTTCCTGCGCGGTCAATTTCGCGGCCCCCTGGTGGACCGGCTGGGACGCGCGGCCGGCTTCACGGGCAGCACGGCTTCCCGGGCCGCCCAGGCCGCCCTACCGGTGATCCTCGCCGGACTCCTGAGCCGGGGAAGCACCGAGGCGGGTGCGGCGGACCTCCTGACCCGCAGCCGTGAAAGTGAGCGGCTGCTTGGCGTGAATGGGGAGCTGAACGCGGATCTGCTCTCCGACCAGGCTGAACTGGCCCGAATCGAGGGCCAGGGCCGCGGCCTGTTGGGGACCCTCTTTCCCAACGTAGATGCCCTGACGGGCCGCTTCGGTTCCGCGACGGGCGGCTCGGGGTCCAGTGCCGGACGGCTCCTCGCGCTGCTCGCACCGCTGGTGCTGGCTCTGGTGGGGAGCCGCGCGCGGGCCGGGGGACTGAATGCGACGGGCCTGAGCACGCTGCTCGGCGGGCTGCAGGGGCGTCTGCCGGACTTGCTGCCTCCCGGGCTCTCCAGCCTCAATGCGCTGTTGAAGCCTGCCGCTCCTGCTCCAGCGCCCGCTGCGGAACCCACCCGCGTGGAAACTGTCGCCACCGCCATTCCCCAGGTCACCACCACGCCGCCTGCTCCTCGCGCGGAGATCAGGCCGCCTGCCACTTCTGCTCCAGCCCCCACCCGCGTCACGACGACCACCACCACTCCACGCCGTCGCCGCAGCGGATTTCCGTGGTGGATACTGCTGCCGCTGCTGCTTGGTGGAGCGGCCTGGTGGTTCTCGCGTTCGCCCTCAGGGACGTCTGTCACGGGAAGTGTGCCGGCGCGCAGCGTCACGGTCACCACGCCTGCGCCGGGGGCCACCCTCCCCGCCGAGGACTTTGTGATGGGTGGCTCGGCGGCAGCGGGCGATACGCTGACCATCCAGGAAGGCGATCAGTCCGTCGCCACCACCGAGGTGGGTTCCGACGGCACCTGGCAGGTCGCTGTTCCCGCTCCGGCTCCCGGCGAACACACCTACCGGGTCACGGGCAAGAACAGCGGTGCCCGGACCGAGCTCAAGATGACGGCTGGAGGAGCGGGGGCCACAGCTGGGCAGGACACGACGGCGGAGAATTCGGCGGACACCTCTGGCGCAGCAGGTGACGACGGTGCGCCGAGCACCAGCGGCGCGGCCCCTCCCTCGGGTCAGGCCGGAAGTGAAGACGGCACCTCCGCAACCCCCGGAACATTTGCCATCACCGGCCCGGCGGAGGGCACCCAACTTCCTGCCGGTGGCTTTACCCTCAGGGGCACGGGCAACCCCGGCGGCATCCTCCAGGTTTTGGAAGATGGAACCAGCCTGGGCAACGCCACCGTGGCCGAGGACGGTACCTGGAGTCTGGATGTGCCCAGCCCCGCTGCAGGCGCCCATACCTACGCTGTGCAGGACAGCGGCGGTCAGGAACTGGGGCAGGTGGCCCTGAGGTCCGCCGCTGCCCAGGCTGGAGCGGGCAATACCTGCGCCCAGAACTACACCCTCAGCATCACCGATGGCCAGACCGTCAACCAGCCCTTCCGCTTCGGCGGGGTGGGTGGTGGCAAGGGCTACGCGGTGACCGTCAAGCGGGATGCGCGGGTGGTGGGCACCAAGAACGTGCCGCTCGACACCACCTGCGGCTGGAGCTACCAGAGCAAGCCCGGTGCGGGCAAGGTCACCTACGAGGTCCGCGCGGCGGGAGCAACGTCGGGCGAGCCCCTGAGTACGGTGACGCTGACCGTCAAACCCTGA
- a CDS encoding phosphodiester glycosidase family protein produces the protein MPRASSCRPFRRLSLGFGLGLLLTACSKADGVDIRRVTAGGMLYTVVAVDPGRDQLELHWKNAATGEPYRTFEAVEKYLKKRGKQVLFATNSGIYAPGPRPLGLHVEKGQTLVGLNGARSGGNFALLPNGVFWIKGNRAGVTETGAYRRLNLQPTFATQSGPLLVQGGQLHPAFNKGSSSFKVRSGVGVCQDGQVRFAISAGPVNFHAFAVFFRDVLHCPDALYLDGSISAYATQEVNTQLVEFAGIWTVSR, from the coding sequence ATGCCGCGCGCCTCTTCCTGCCGCCCATTCCGCCGCCTGTCCCTGGGCTTTGGCCTGGGTCTTCTCTTGACCGCGTGCTCAAAGGCGGACGGCGTGGATATTCGGCGGGTGACGGCGGGGGGAATGCTGTATACGGTGGTGGCCGTCGATCCTGGGCGGGACCAGCTGGAACTGCATTGGAAGAATGCAGCGACGGGCGAGCCGTACCGGACATTCGAGGCAGTGGAGAAATACCTCAAGAAGCGGGGGAAGCAGGTGCTGTTCGCGACCAACAGTGGCATCTACGCGCCGGGCCCGCGGCCGCTTGGGCTGCATGTAGAAAAGGGGCAGACCCTGGTGGGGCTGAACGGGGCGCGTTCGGGGGGTAACTTTGCCCTGCTGCCCAACGGTGTGTTCTGGATCAAGGGAAACCGGGCGGGTGTGACGGAGACGGGAGCGTACCGCCGGCTCAATCTCCAGCCCACCTTCGCAACGCAGTCGGGGCCTCTGCTCGTTCAGGGAGGGCAACTCCACCCCGCCTTCAACAAGGGGAGCAGCAGTTTCAAGGTCCGCAGCGGGGTGGGGGTATGCCAGGACGGTCAGGTACGCTTTGCCATCAGCGCTGGCCCCGTGAACTTTCACGCCTTCGCCGTGTTCTTCCGGGACGTGCTGCACTGTCCGGACGCGTTGTACCTTGACGGCAGCATCAGCGCCTACGCCACACAAGAGGTGAATACGCAGCTTGTGGAGTTCGCCGGGATCTGGACAGTCAGCCGCTGA